AGGAACATCAGGAATGTCGTAGTCTTCGCCTCGCATTCGCGTAGTGCGATATTTAGTGTTAATCTCAAATCTACCCTTGGGTGTAGGAGTGACGCGTTTCCCTGTGGAAATACTGAAGGAATAGATACGCTTTTTACCTTCCCAAGCAAATAAACGTTGCTCGGACAGATCAATTTCAATCCAGCGAGGTTGAGATGTTTTTCTTTGGTCAGTGACAGTATTGTTATTAGTATCTCCGGAAGCAGCTTGAGCTGTTGTCAAATGAGAATCACGCGTGAGTGGCGGCGACCAAGCAAATATAGCCACCAACAATAACATCATACTGGTACAGATATTTTTGGAATAACGTAACCAACTACTGTGAATTCTGGTTTGCATGAAGTCTCACCTTCTAGTTCATCTGCTGGAAATTAAATTTATTTAGAGAAATAAGGCAAAGGACGGTTAAATGTATCAAGTTACCTTTGCTTTTTAACCTTGAATGTATGCGTATCTCTTCTACAATCTACTTTTGGTAGATATCTCTTGTGTTTTTATACATCTATAAGTAGATTACCCAGGATTGCAGGGATTGTTGCCTCAATTTGTAAATATGCAAGCTCGGTAACTAGAATTTATTAAAAGTCAGATATTTTGTAGTTTTTAATTACTACTTAATAGCGCGATGGCTACCAATTACCACGTGATATCTTTATTGATTCACATCTAGCTAATTCATACAGATAATTTGACTACGGATCGAAAAATCATAGTTTAATCTGTTTTTTAGCTACATATTTACCAAATAATTTATAAATTTTTCTGCCAAGAATTAATGATATTAGGTTGATGATATCGCACTAACTCATTTACAGATTTTGTTAAACTTTCACATTAATTCCTAACTTCTAATTCACAAGAATTAGAACTCGTTAACTTTGAGGTGTGATAAGCTGTAGTAGATGCAAAATTTTTCTAAAATTCCGTTTATATTTGGGCTAATATCCAGGCTGATTTTAGATTTACGCCCATTTATTGCGGTAGATTTTATACGTCTTGTCTTCTATATTTTACTTCAATTTTAGTTGTCTTTATTCCAGAGATTCTACGGAAATTTTCACCGAAGAATCTCTTAATAATATGGTTTTAAAGTAGTTTGTAATTTAGCTTTGCTACTTATGAATAAACACTGGTGTTCCTACTGACGCCCAATCAAACAACCATTTCGCATGGTTCGGGGCAACATTCACACAACCATGACTGACTGGAGTGCCAAATCTCCGATGCCAATAAGCACCATGAATACCGTAATTACCTTGGTAATACATTACATAAGGTACATCACTAACATCGTAGTCACTACCACGCATTCTGGCAGATTTAAGTTTGGTTTGAATTTTAAACGTACCAACGCGAGTGGGTGTAGATTTTTTACCTGTAGAAATAGTCACAGCATAAACAGGCGTTTTACCTTCCCAAGCAATTAAGTGTTGTTGAGAAAGATCGATTTGAATCCAACGTCGATCTGATTGTTTGAGTGTCTCGATGTTTTTGGCAATTGTCTCATCTTTTGCTTTGGCTGAAACTTCAGATGCACCAGGATCGATCGCACTCAAGGAGAGTGTTACACCTGCAAGTAATATTGCAAAGTGGCGCATCAAGTGATGATTAATCAAGCTTTTCATCGTAAATACACTTAAGTAGGAAGTTTAGGGAAAATTTTCATTTTTTACCCTAAAGTACCCTATCTGTTGTATCAATTTTTTCACCTGTTCGGCAATTGCCTGCCAATTTCCCTTAGTTACTAAATGCTTAGGAAATAATTGACTACTTAAACCAACAGCGATCGCTCCTGCTTCTAAAAAGTCTTTGGCATTGTCTAAATTTACTCCTCCAGTGGGAATCAAAGGAATTTTTCCTAAAGGCCCTTGGAGGCTTTTGATATAATTAGCACCTCCCACTGCTTCTACAGGAAACACTTTCACACAGCTAGCGCCCTGATTCCAGGCTGTAACAATTTCTGTGGGTGATAGCGCCCCAGGAATGATGGGTACATCTTGCGTTATTGCTGCTTGAATCATTGCTAAATCAACGTGGGGTGTAAAGAGAAACTGCGCCCCACAGGCGATCGCCTCTTTTAACTCTTGGACGTTAAATAGCGTACCAGTACCAATCGTACAGTTTGGTAATTCCGAACGAAGTTGGCTAATTAATTCGGCGGCGCGATCGCTATTCCAGGTAATCTCAATTAGCTGCATTCCCCCAGCTGCTACAGTCAAAGCCATTTGCTTTGCCAATTCCATCTCTGGCGCACGGATGACTGCGATCGCTCGGTGTTGTTGTAATTGTGATAACCAAACTAGATTAGACATTTTGACTGTGAATTAGACGCAAAAAGCATTTGGGGCTTATGCAAGTCTCACATTTTTTTGCTGAAGTTGACGGTGCCAATTTGAGATTTTAGATTGCCAAAAACCCCAAGCAACGTACCCTGGTAGTTGGGGTCAATTCAAAATGATTGGCTTCCTCTACAGATACGAAAGCAAACATGAACTCAGATTCGCAAAAACCCCTGGATGTCGAAGAACCGATGTTTTCCCACATTCCCGTGTTGAGTCGGGAGATAATTGACGGTTTAGCAGTACATCCTGGTGGATATTATTTAGATGCAACAGTCGGTGGTGGCGGTCACAGTCGCCTCTTGCTAGAAGCCGCTTTGAACGTACAGGTAACAGCTATAGACCAAGATGCAGATGCTTTAGCAGCCGCCCAAAAGTATTTAGCTGAATATGCAGATCGGGTCAACTTCATTCGCAGCAACTTTGCTAGTTATGAATTTCCCCACGCAACTTTCGATGGTATTATCGCCGATTTAGGCGTTAGCTCCTATCATTTGGATACACCAGAGCGCGGTTTTAGCTTCCGCCACGCCGCTAATTTAGATATGCGCATGGATCGAGGACAATCGTTAACTGCGGCTGATGTCATTAATGAATGGGATGAAGCGGAATTAGCAGATATATTTTTCAAATATGGTGAGGAAAGATTATCGCGGCGCATTGCCAGACGCATTGTTGAACGGCGTCCGTTGCATACTACTGTGGAACTAGCAGATGCGATCGCATCTTGTGTTCCCCCTAAATATCGTTACGGTAGAATTCATCCAGCTACCCGCGTTTTTCAAGCGCTGCGAATTGTCGTTAACGACGAACTCAAATCCTTAGAAACGTTTTTAGAAAAAGCACCAAACGCTCTTGTCCCCGGTGGTAGGATTGCGATTATCAGTTTTCATAGCCTAGAAGACCGCCTGGTGAAGCATGGCTTAAGAAATTCACCATTATTGCGAGTTTTGACCAAAAAGCCCATCACAGCCCAAGAAGCAGAAATTGCTCAAAATCCGCGATCGCGCTCTGCCAA
The genomic region above belongs to Calothrix sp. NIES-2098 and contains:
- a CDS encoding ErfK/YbiS/YcfS/YnhG family protein, giving the protein MQTRIHSSWLRYSKNICTSMMLLLVAIFAWSPPLTRDSHLTTAQAASGDTNNNTVTDQRKTSQPRWIEIDLSEQRLFAWEGKKRIYSFSISTGKRVTPTPKGRFEINTKYRTTRMRGEDYDIPDVPYAMYFYEGYAIHGAYWHNNFGTPVSHGCVNLRVKQARQLYNWAKVGTLVVVHK
- a CDS encoding ErfK/YbiS/YcfS/YnhG family protein — protein: MKSLINHHLMRHFAILLAGVTLSLSAIDPGASEVSAKAKDETIAKNIETLKQSDRRWIQIDLSQQHLIAWEGKTPVYAVTISTGKKSTPTRVGTFKIQTKLKSARMRGSDYDVSDVPYVMYYQGNYGIHGAYWHRRFGTPVSHGCVNVAPNHAKWLFDWASVGTPVFIHK
- a CDS encoding 2-dehydro-3-deoxyphosphogluconate aldolase/4-hydroxy-2-oxoglutarate aldolase, coding for MSNLVWLSQLQQHRAIAVIRAPEMELAKQMALTVAAGGMQLIEITWNSDRAAELISQLRSELPNCTIGTGTLFNVQELKEAIACGAQFLFTPHVDLAMIQAAITQDVPIIPGALSPTEIVTAWNQGASCVKVFPVEAVGGANYIKSLQGPLGKIPLIPTGGVNLDNAKDFLEAGAIAVGLSSQLFPKHLVTKGNWQAIAEQVKKLIQQIGYFRVKNENFP
- a CDS encoding S-adenosyl-methyltransferase MraW: MNSDSQKPLDVEEPMFSHIPVLSREIIDGLAVHPGGYYLDATVGGGGHSRLLLEAALNVQVTAIDQDADALAAAQKYLAEYADRVNFIRSNFASYEFPHATFDGIIADLGVSSYHLDTPERGFSFRHAANLDMRMDRGQSLTAADVINEWDEAELADIFFKYGEERLSRRIARRIVERRPLHTTVELADAIASCVPPKYRYGRIHPATRVFQALRIVVNDELKSLETFLEKAPNALVPGGRIAIISFHSLEDRLVKHGLRNSPLLRVLTKKPITAQEAEIAQNPRSRSAKLRIAERKE